A window from Corynebacterium urogenitale encodes these proteins:
- the gap gene encoding type I glyceraldehyde-3-phosphate dehydrogenase → MTIRVGINGFGRIGRNFFRAIQANGADIEIVGINDLTDNKTLSTLLKYDSVVGRLDAEVEYDDESITVDGKRIAVSAEREPKNLKWGELGADIVIESTGFFTDAEAAKAHIEAGAKKVIISAPAKNEDATFVVGVNHENYDPEKHNVISNASCTTNCLAPMAKVLDEEFGIERGLMTTVHAYTGDQRLHDAPHKDLRRARAAAVNLVPTSTGAAKAVSLVLPQLKGKLDGYAVRVPVITGSMTDLTFEAKKPVTVEEVNAALKKAAEGPLKGVLKYSDDEPLVSTDIVTDPHSSIFDSGLTKVIDNQVKVVSWYDNEWGYSCRLVDLTTYVGERL, encoded by the coding sequence GTGACGATCCGTGTTGGTATTAACGGCTTCGGCCGCATTGGCCGCAACTTCTTCCGCGCTATCCAGGCCAACGGCGCGGACATCGAGATTGTCGGCATCAACGACCTGACCGACAACAAGACCCTGTCCACTCTCCTCAAGTACGACTCTGTCGTGGGCCGTCTCGACGCGGAAGTTGAGTACGACGACGAGTCCATCACCGTTGACGGCAAGCGCATCGCTGTGTCCGCGGAGCGTGAGCCAAAGAACCTGAAGTGGGGCGAGCTCGGCGCGGATATCGTCATCGAGTCCACCGGGTTCTTCACCGATGCTGAAGCTGCGAAGGCTCACATCGAGGCAGGCGCAAAGAAGGTCATCATCTCCGCTCCTGCGAAGAATGAGGACGCCACCTTTGTCGTCGGTGTCAACCACGAGAACTACGATCCGGAGAAGCACAACGTCATCTCCAACGCATCCTGCACCACCAACTGCCTGGCTCCAATGGCCAAGGTTCTGGACGAGGAATTCGGGATCGAGCGCGGCCTCATGACCACCGTTCACGCCTACACCGGTGACCAACGTCTGCACGATGCTCCTCATAAGGATCTGCGTCGCGCACGCGCAGCAGCTGTGAACCTGGTGCCAACCTCCACCGGCGCTGCCAAGGCTGTCTCTCTGGTTCTCCCACAATTGAAGGGCAAGCTGGATGGCTACGCAGTCCGCGTTCCAGTGATCACCGGCTCCATGACCGACCTGACGTTCGAGGCGAAGAAGCCAGTGACGGTGGAAGAGGTCAACGCAGCGCTGAAGAAGGCTGCCGAAGGTCCACTGAAGGGTGTGCTGAAGTACTCGGATGACGAGCCACTGGTATCCACTGACATCGTCACCGATCCTCACTCCTCCATCTTCGACTCTGGCCTCACCAAGGTCATCGACAACCAGGTGAAGGTCGTCTCCTGGTACGACAACGAGTGGGGCTACTCCTGCCGCCTGGTGGATCTGACCACCTACGTCGGCGAGCGCCTCTAA
- a CDS encoding phosphoglycerate kinase: MAVKTVQDLIDEGVEGRHVLVRSDLNVPLKDGAITDPGRIDASLPTLRALLEAGARVIVSAHLGRPKGEPNPEFSLGPVAEALSERLDMYVPLASDVTGEDAHERANGLNDGDILLLENVRFDARETSKDECERAEFAAELAALTADNGAFVSDGFGVVHRAQASVYDVAKKLPHYAGGLVNTELEVLKKVSDDADKPYAVVLGGSKVSDKLGVIEALAPQVDNLIIGGGMCFTFLAAQGYEVGGSLLQEDMIDTCKDLLERFGDVIVLPVDVEVAEAFDKDANHRTVDLKSIPAGWMGLDIGPESVKKFGDILSNAKTVFWNGPMGVFEFENFAAGTKGVAQAIIDATAAGAFSVVGGGDSAAAVRTLGLDEEGFSHISTGGGASLEYLEGKELPGVAVLES, translated from the coding sequence ATGGCTGTGAAGACTGTCCAAGACCTCATTGACGAAGGCGTGGAAGGTCGCCACGTTCTGGTTCGCTCCGACCTGAACGTTCCTCTGAAGGACGGCGCTATTACCGACCCAGGCCGCATCGATGCTTCTCTGCCAACTCTGCGTGCTCTGCTGGAAGCTGGTGCCCGCGTCATCGTTTCCGCTCACCTGGGCCGCCCGAAGGGGGAGCCGAACCCAGAGTTCTCCCTAGGTCCAGTGGCCGAGGCCCTCTCCGAGCGCCTCGATATGTACGTTCCTTTGGCATCGGATGTCACCGGCGAGGATGCTCATGAGCGCGCCAACGGGCTCAACGATGGAGACATCCTGCTGCTGGAAAACGTCCGCTTCGATGCACGCGAGACCTCCAAGGACGAGTGCGAGCGCGCCGAGTTCGCCGCGGAGCTAGCCGCTCTCACCGCAGACAACGGCGCATTTGTCTCCGACGGCTTCGGAGTAGTGCACCGCGCCCAAGCATCGGTCTACGATGTCGCGAAGAAGCTGCCGCACTATGCCGGTGGCCTGGTCAACACCGAACTCGAGGTGCTCAAAAAGGTTTCCGACGACGCAGACAAGCCCTATGCTGTGGTTCTCGGTGGTTCCAAGGTGTCTGACAAGCTCGGCGTGATTGAAGCCCTCGCACCGCAGGTGGATAACCTCATCATTGGTGGCGGTATGTGCTTCACGTTCTTGGCTGCTCAGGGCTACGAGGTCGGCGGATCCCTCCTCCAGGAAGACATGATCGACACCTGCAAGGATCTCCTCGAGCGATTTGGGGATGTCATCGTCCTGCCTGTGGATGTCGAGGTTGCCGAGGCATTCGACAAGGATGCAAACCACCGCACAGTTGATCTGAAGTCCATTCCAGCCGGCTGGATGGGTCTTGACATCGGACCTGAGTCCGTGAAGAAGTTCGGTGATATCCTCTCCAACGCCAAGACCGTGTTCTGGAATGGTCCAATGGGCGTCTTCGAGTTCGAAAACTTTGCCGCTGGAACCAAGGGTGTTGCCCAAGCAATCATCGATGCTACGGCCGCTGGTGCGTTCTCCGTCGTCGGTGGTGGCGACTCGGCAGCCGCCGTGCGCACCCTGGGCCTCGACGAAGAGGGCTTCAGCCACATCTCTACCGGTGGTGGCGCCTCCCTGGAATACCTGGAAGGCAAGGAGCTGCCGGGCGTCGCCGTCCTGGAGAGCTAA